The genomic stretch ACAGGTCCAAAACTTTGGCAACAATCCCACCAGAATCCAGATGTACATCTACGTCCCGGATCGCGTGGCCACCAACCCTGCCATCATTGTGGCGGTAAGTACTTGGAACACGCCTCCTCTTTCGCTGCTTGTTTGCTAACGATGGGTGTTGTTCCACAGCTTCATCCTTGCGGAGGTACTGGCCAGCAGTGGTTCAGCGGCACCAGACTGCCTTCGTTCGCCGACCAAAACggcttcatcctcatctACCCTAGCACCCCGAACCAGAGCAACTGCTGGGATGTCCACAACCCTGCCAGTCTTACCCACAATGGAGGCGGCGATGCGGGTGGCATCATCTCCATGGTCAACTACACTCTTGACCGGTACAACGGCAACCGGGAGAAGGTCTATGTCATGGGCTTCTCCAGCGGTGGCATGATGACCAACGTGATGGCTGGTTCCTACCCCGAGGTGTTCGAGGCTGGTGCTGCCTACTCTGGCACCGCCCACGCCTGCTTCGCTGGTATGTGCAACTGTTTTGTCTCTGCTTTTTGCCTGTTGTGGCTCGGATGTTGTCTGCTGTCCTCAAAGGCTGTGCTGACAAGTCGACTCTTTTCTCTACAGGTGCCGGTGGAGCTACCCCCTTCAGCCCCAACCAGACCTGTGCCCAGGGTCTCCAAAAGACTCCCGAGCAGTGGGGCGCCTTTGTCCGCAACTCGTACCCAGGATACAACGGCCGTCGTCCCCGTATGATGATTACCCACGGAAACGCCGATACTCTTGTTCGCCCGCAATGCGCCACTGAGGCGTTGAAGCAGTGGTCAAACGTCCTTGGCGTATCGCTCACCCGCCAGGTCCAAGGTGTTCCCTCATCGCAATTCACTCAGCACATCTATGGCGACGGTACTAAGCTCCAGGGCTTCTTTGGCAATGGTGTTGGACATGCTCCCTCTGTCGACGAGCAGACCCTGTTGAGATTCTTCGGCTTGATCGCCTAGTGTGTTGACATAATCTCCGACTCGAGGCAGGAGTGCGGGGCGGGTAAGATCTGGTGGTGGCAACGGAGCCTCCAGCGGCACAGTGCGTTGAGGCGGCCGCCCGGTTTCTTACCCGCTAGGGAGTGGGGGTCACGGATAGCcaggggggtttgggtgaATGGCTGCCGGTGATGTTCCGAGTGTTCATAAACGAGTGGGTTGCTcagtatatataaaaaggctTTCTTCTTGAATCTTGAGTTTCGGGTGAGTGCGTTCGTTTGGAGTCGTGCGGATGATGTGGTACAGCTTCATGTCGACTCCTCATGAATGGATTATGAAGCGGTAAAGTGCCTAGATGTCAATTCTTTTTATTGGGGGCTACCGAAACACGGGTCTAGCCGCCCCAAATAAGCCCAATGTAACAACAAGTGAGGGGGGCATCTGTAGGTACCGGTTGAGGAAGTTGTAGTTCAAGTTCGACTTCCCTTTAGTGAATGAATGGATGGTGATGTTACCTTCAGAAACAAGGTTCCGAAGGCGTCAAACGATGCCGCAGTGATGCATACGGGGTTATTGAGTGTAGATAGGCTTGCGCCAGGGTACTGTCAGAGATGAGTTGAAGCAGGACGTTTGCAAAGTGAGTGACAGTAAGAAAGCCGAAGCTAAAGCTGAGGCTTTGATTCTTTCCTGCTTTGATCAGCTGCCCGGCAGTCATCGAGAGCTTATCTCGTTTCGTTGGTGCCTAATTCTTCTTATGTAAGTCACCAGGCTCCAGTGCTGGTCTGGCACATCTCGGGGGAAGGAACCATGGAGGTCACCACCCGTGGCTTCCATCCAGTTTGTGGGGTTAGAGTCTAAATTCACCGGCAGTTTCCCAATCTTCAGTCGGGTTCCATCATCCACATGATCGACCGATCGGGCGATACAACCTGGAAGTGGAATATCACAGACCTCTCGGCGCAAGAAATCAATCCCATCATTATTTTTCTACCCCGTCTTCCGCTGCCCTGTCACTCTAGTCGCGTAACTTCGTCCGTCCGTTTCTTGGTTGGCCATCACCACAGCACAGACCTGCTGCGCAACATATGCTCCTCTAAACGTTTGCGGATGTCAAGCGCCGACTCAGCATGAATCGACAAATTGATGACAACCAGTGGTAGAAACGACACAAACTTGAAGACGACTTCGTGGCAGTTTTGAAGGCAAATGGAAACCTATTTGAGTGGTGCGGACACGCCGGTTAGTTAAGCGCTGTTTCCGCTGAGCATCTGTCTGCCAATTCGGTCATTCCGTCGCTTGGGCGCCCTGATAGCTAACGATAGGTTCCAGCCGCAGAAAAGAGGTGCAAACAAGGCCGGCCATATACTTGGCGGCATAATGAAAACCTCTGGAAACAAGCTGTGGGCCGCAACAGACCCCTTGTCAAGCAATATGGCGGCGCATGCATGGAAGCCTTCTAGAAGGAGTTTCCTCCTGCAGCCGAGATCTGCTCTCGTCATCCCCggcatcccccccaccccccccccgcgGTGTCATTCCCATTTGCAACCTC from Podospora pseudopauciseta strain CBS 411.78 chromosome 3, whole genome shotgun sequence encodes the following:
- the FAE1A gene encoding Feruloyl esterase B (COG:O; EggNog:ENOG503NXWW; CAZy:CE1), which codes for MMFKSLFGFAAMAQTAFGASLQQVQNFGNNPTRIQMYIYVPDRVATNPAIIVALHPCGGTGQQWFSGTRLPSFADQNGFILIYPSTPNQSNCWDVHNPASLTHNGGGDAGGIISMVNYTLDRYNGNREKVYVMGFSSGGMMTNVMAGSYPEVFEAGAAYSGTAHACFAGAGGATPFSPNQTCAQGLQKTPEQWGAFVRNSYPGYNGRRPRMMITHGNADTLVRPQCATEALKQWSNVLGVSLTRQVQGVPSSQFTQHIYGDGTKLQGFFGNGVGHAPSVDEQTLLRFFGLIA